One Ogataea parapolymorpha DL-1 chromosome VI, whole genome shotgun sequence DNA window includes the following coding sequences:
- a CDS encoding Tropomyosin-like protein, whose protein sequence is MSSVLRDSANNIFITTATILDKLTYKLSGRATGTVVPHNNDSLVKPLSQTLKQDFDRYNQILDEHSMNLREAEQILRYLKVKSVKDEEMKKIKQEEAEMKKKIEGEASKKKLELEQRQTEQQPNSAANDMFGSADDLMNLDLDNFRTDFLDFGETSERPQNDDMMKDIFDMKTADNSEPSAMDSLTDLNLDFLDQPAQAGPEPAAPAQEDEAGLMPTDQMENLFSQFDELVNSGDY, encoded by the coding sequence ATGTCTTCGGTGCTTCGGGACTCTGCCAACAACATCTTCATCacgacagcgacgattctggacaagctgaCGTATAAGCTGAGCGGCAGGGCCACAGGGACGGTGGTACCGCACAACAACGACTCGTTGGTGAAGCCATTGTCGCAGACGTTGAAACAGGATTTTGACCGCTACAACCAGATTCTCGATGAGCACAGCATGAATTTGCGCGAGGCTGAGCAAATATTGCGATATTTGAAGGTGAAGTCCGtgaaggacgaggaaatgaagaaaattaagcaggaggaggccgagatgaagaagaagatcgAGGGGGAGGCgtccaagaagaagctggagctggagcagcgGCAGACCGAGCAGCAGCCGAATAGTGCCGCCAACGACATGTTTGGATCGGCAGACGACCTGATGAACCTGGATTTGGACAATTTCCGCACAGATTTCTTGGACTTTGGCGAGACGAGCGAGCGGCCGCAGAACGACGATATGATGAAAGATATTTTCGATATGAAGACAGCAGACAACAGCGAGCCGTCTGCGATGGACTCGCTCACAGATCTGAACCTCGACTTTCTGGATCAGCCCGCCCAGGCCGGCCCTGAGCCCGCTGCTCCTGCGCAGGAGGATGAGGCCGGGCTGATGCCAACAGACCAGATGGAAAACCTATTTTCGCagttcgacgagcttgtcAACAGTGGAGATTACTAG
- a CDS encoding Eukaryotic translation initiation factor 3 subunit B — protein MPEPIAFDESQVDVSSIDFSDLEAQYHVPEPEHSYEHFVICDGAPIAPEAKAPVLKKVLTKLFSQCGKVVDMFMPLENGQTKGYLIIELESAAAADKAVKQLNGKKLDVKHRLAVNKLPDMEKYALNDNISEEFREPAIPEFRSHGYLKSWLLDPNGREQFMLHHHDTVGVYWYKKNIQPEEVIEPRAHWTSASMKFSPKGTYLFSFFPGGVQAWGGEKFDRIRRFVHPGVQLLDFSPTEKFLVTLSPEPITIPPEDHPARAQCLFSADSAGHKLVIWDLQTGLPVRTFALPPNLEKQQSMPWPLIKWSFDDKYCARMGPDALAIYDTTQEFALLDKKLYKAEGIMDFEFAPAGVRLATTRKNDPPETVFSFWTPETPNQSARVSVVQLPSRQVLRTVNLFNVSDVKLCWQDEAKLLCCKVDRHTKSKKTTFTNLELLSLGEKDIPVEKVELKEVVSSFQWEPHGERFVTVSKLDTPNPNIAIPDNIVSFYDVEEAKVAKQVIKKWLCYKTVTKTHANQIRWSPKGRFVVVATITGANGELDFYDSDYDGEKEKEQSDKVKSNLKLLNHHEYKGLTDLAWDPSGRYVAGWSSAWRHKIENGYRIYDLVGILRKEELIDGFREFEWRPRPPSMLSSNDKKKVRKSLKEYAAQFEEADAMEADAELRELILKRKRLLQEWYTWRKEVIAKLKELHLTQEQAETREEVIEEVKEEILEEKEEVIE, from the coding sequence ATGCCAGAACCCATCGCTTTTGACGAATCCCAGGTCGAcgtctcgtcgatcgaTTTCTCGGACCTCGAGGCACAATATCATGTGCCCGAACCAGAGCACTCGTACGAGCACTTTGTGATCTGCGACGGCGCCCCCATCGCGCCTGAGGCAAAGGCTCCTGTTTTGAAAAAGGTGCTCACCAAGCTCTTTTCCCAGTGCGGCAAGGTTGTCGACATGTTTATGCCGCTGGAAAACGGCCAGACCAAGGGCTATCTGATTATAGAGCTTGAAAGCGCCGCCGCAGCCGATAAGGCTGTCAAGCAGCTGAACGGCAAGAAGCTAGACGTCAAGCACAGATTGGCCGTCAACAAGCTGCCAGACATGGAAAAATACGCCCTCAACGACAACATCTCCGAGGAGTTCCGCGAGCCTGCCATTCCCGAGTTCCGCTCGCACGGCTACCTCAAGTCGTGGCTCCTGGACCCCAACGGCCGTGAGCAGTTCATGCTCCACCACCACGACACCGTGGGCGTCTACTGGTACAAGAAGAATATCCAGCCTGAGGAGGTGATTGAGCCAAGAGCCCACTGGACGTCTGCGTCGATGAAGTTCTCGCCAAAGGGCACGTATCTGTTCTCATTCTTCCCCGGCGGAGTGCAGGCTTGGGGCGGTGAAAAATTCGACAGGATCCGCAGGTTTGTTCATCCGGGCGTGCAGCTACTGGACTTTTCGCCAACAGAGAAGTTCCTGGTGACGCTGTCGCCAGAGCCGATCACCATCCCGCCGGAAGACCACCCGGCCCGCGCTCAGTGTCTATTCAGTGCAGACAGCGCCGGTCACAAGCTAGTCATTTGGGATTTGCAGACCGGGTTGCCAGTGCGGACGTTTGCGCTGCCACCAAACCTCGAAAAGCAACAGTCGATGCCATGGCCACTGATCAAATGGTCTTTTGACGACAAGTACTGTGCCAGAATGGGACCTGACGCGCTGGCCATCTATGACACCACACAGGAGTTTGCTCTGCTGGACAAGAAGCTGTACAAAGCCGAGGGCATCATGGACTTTGAGTTTGCTCCGGCCGGCGTGAGACTGGCCACCACCAGGAAAAACGACCCGCCAGAGACTGTGTTCTCGTTCTGGACGCCAGAGACACCAAACCAATCGGCCCGTGTTTCGGTGGTGCAGCTGCCGTCGCGCCAGGTGCTGAGAACGGTGAACTTGTTCAACGTGTCGGACGTGAAGCTGTGCTGGCAGGACGAGGCCAAGCTACTGTGTTGCAAGGTCGACCGACACACCAAGTCGAAGAAAACCACGTTCACAAACCTGGAGCTGCTGTCGCTGGGCGAAAAAGACATTCCTGTCGAGAAggtcgagctcaaggaggtggTGAGCTCGTTCCAGTGGGAGCCACACGGAGAACGGTTTGTGACCGTGTCGAAGCTGGACACGCCGAACCCGAACATTGCCATTCCAGATAACATTGTATCTTTCTACGAcgtggaggaggccaaggttGCAAAACAGGTGATCAAGAAATGGCTGTGCTACAAGACGGTGACCAAGACTCACGCGAACCAGATCAGATGGTCGCCAAAGGGCCGGTTCGTCGTGGTGGCCACTATCACCGGCGCgaacggcgagctcgacTTCTACGACTCAGATTACGACGGCgagaaggaaaaagagcagtCCGACAAGGTGAAGTCGAACCTGAAGTTGCTGAACCACCACGAGTATAAGGGCCTGACCGACCTGGCGTGGGACCCGTCTGGAAGATATGTTGCCGGCTGGTCGTCCGCCTGGAGACACAAGATCGAGAACGGCTACCGGATCTACGATCTGGTTGGCATTTTGcgcaaggaggagctgatcgacgGATTCAGAGAGTTTGAGTGGAGACCAAGACCACCATCgatgttgagctcgaacGACAAAAAGAAGGtcagaaagagcttgaagGAGTACGCTGCACAGTTTGAAGAGGCCGATGCGATGGAGGCAGATGCCGAGTTGAGAGAGCTGATTCTcaagagaaagagactGTTGCAAGAATGGTACACCTGGAGAAAGGAGGTCATTGCCAAGTTGAAGGAGCTGCATCTCACCCAGGAGCAGGCAGAGACCAGAGAAGAGGTGATTGAGGAGGTCAAGGAAGAGATcttggaggagaaggaaGAGGTGATAGAGTAG
- a CDS encoding F0F1-type ATP synthase, epsilon subunit (mitochondrial delta subunit) translates to MFRQSLRSIARTARTGTIGVRTYAEAVNPDVLKVSLVSPHQAIFTNKEVSQVNLPASSGEMGVLANHVPTVEELAPGVVEVIESSGTSSKYFVSGGFASIVPGSKLSISTVEAHPLDAFSSENIKSLLAEAQKNASSADETVAAEAAIEIEVLEALQAAVH, encoded by the exons ATGTTCAGACAATCCCTTAGATCCATTGCCAGAACAGCAAGAACTGGCACCATCGGTGTCAGAACTTACGCCGAGGCCGTCAACCCAGACGTCCTCAAGGTCTCGCTCGTCTCCCCACACCAG GCTATTTTCACAAACAAAGAGGTCAGCCAGGTCAATCTGCCAGCCAGCTCTGGAGAAATGGGTGTTCTGGCCAACCACGTGCCAACCGTTGAAGAATTGGCTCCAGGAGTCGTCGAGGTGATCGAGTCGTCCGGCACCTCCTCCAAATACTTTGTGTCGGGTGGTTTCGCCAGCATCGTGCCAGGCTCGAAGCTCAGCATCTCCACCGTTGAGGCCCACCCATTGGATGCCTTTTCCTCCGAAAACATCAAATCGCTTCTGGCCGAGGCCCAGAAAAACGCCTCTTCTGCAGATGAGACCGTTGCTGCCGAGGCTGCCATCGAAATCGAGGTCCTGGAAGCTCTgcaagctgctgttcaCTAG
- a CDS encoding 1,3-beta-glucanosyltransferase gives MVYSTNGSIFNPPELIPMLDPKTVLDLGRKVIQSQQQGYFVVKLGTIANSTWDTQLYEDFTTIIDNAHFFPTLVGFVIEASLEEHNLPFFKAAVRDMKKYLVRNRMRYIPIGLELASHLDTTVDQYFACNTLYPVDFYFSNHGLSFPSPRSGPCPEEMSICTSSLPHTPRASRCDCIMSALRCMINPKKVNQEFNELERLCDTVYCGSIENDVKQGRYGIFASCTKLQRHSIALNLYYSYNGNQASFCHAGGLGKLIAHNYSIENYQSLYDYNGKSCRQEIMDDWDRYLVGRERKKITSGERDMVNEDIDNEIETPFINSAGRTDYTGILNMLMILVIISI, from the coding sequence ATGGTCTACTCCACCAACGGATCCATATTTAACCCCCCTGAATTGATCCCTATGCTGGACCCCAAGACAGTGCTAGATTTGGGCCGCAAGGTGATACAATCCCAGCAGCAGGGATATTTTGTGGTCAAACTAGGCACGATCGCTAATTCAACATGGGACACACAGTTATATGAGGATTTTACCACGATAATAGACAACGCACATTTCTTCCCCACGCTAGTGGGGTTTGTGATTGAGGCCTCTTTGGAAGAACACAATCTGCcctttttcaaagctgcTGTGCGAGACATGAAGAAGTACCTTGTGCGTAATCGAATGAGATACATCCCGATCGGTCTGGAGCTCGCTTCGCACCTCGATACAACGGTCGACCAGTATTTTGCGTGTAACACGCTATATCCTGTGGACTTCTACTTCTCCAACCACGGCCTAAGTTTCCCCAGCCCGCGATCGGGCCCATGTCCTGAAGAAATGTCCATTTGCACTTCGTCTCTTCCACACACGCCAAGAGCATCGAGATGCGACTGTATAATGTCGGCGCTTCGCTGCATGATAAACCCAAAGAAGGTGAACCAGGAgttcaacgagctggagcgtCTTTGCGACACTGTTTACTGCGGGTCGATAGAGAACGACGTCAAACAAGGACGCTACGGCATCTTTGCCAGTTGCACCAAACTCCAAAGACACTCAATAGCTCTGAATTTGTACTACTCGTACAATGGCAACCAGGCTTCGTTCTGCCACGCGGGTGGCCTTGGCAAGCTGATCGCACACAACTATTCCATCGAAAATTACCAGTCGCTTTACGACTACAACGGCAAGTCATGCAGACAGGAAATCATGGACGACTGGGATCGATACTTAGTTGGCAgggaaagaaaaaagatcACATCAGGCGAAAGAGACATGGTCAACGAGGACATTGACAATGAAATCGAAACTCCGTTTATAAACTCTGCTGGAAGGACGGATTACACTGGTATTCTGAATATGTTGATGATATTGGTCATAATTTCTATTTGA
- a CDS encoding Peroxisomal primary amine oxidase — MERLRQIASQATAASAAPPRPAHPLDPLSTAEIKAVTSTVKSYFAGKQISFNTVTLREPARKAYIQWKEQGGPLPPRLAYYVILEAGKPGVKEGLVDLASLSVIETRALETVQPILTVEDLCATEDVIRNDPAVIEQCVLSGIPANEMHKVYCDPWTIGYDERWGTGKRLQQALVYYRSDEDDSQYSHPLDFCPIVDTEEKKVIFIDIPNRRRKVSKHKHANFYPKHMIEKVGAMRPEAPPINVTQPEGVSFKMTGNVMEWSNFKFHIGFNYREGIVLSDVSYNDHGNVRPIFHRISLSEMIVPYGSPEFPHQRKHALDIGEYGAGYMTNPLSLGCDCKGVIHYLDAHFSDRAGDPITVKNAVCIHEEDDGLLFKHSDFRDNFATSIVTRATKLVISQIFTAANYEYCLYWVFMQDGAIRLDIRLTGILNTYILGDDEEAGPWGTRVYPNVNAHNHQHLFSLRIDPRIDGDGNSAAACDAKPSPYPLGSPENMYGNAFYSEKTTFKTVKDSLTNYESATGRSWDIFNPNKVNPYSGKPPSYKLVSTQCPPLLAKEGSLVAKRAPWASHSVNVVPYKDNRLYPSGDHVPQWSGDGVRGMREWIGDGSEKIENTDILFFHTFGITHFPAPEDFPLMPAEPITLMLRPRHFFTENPGLDIQPSYAMTTSEAKRAVHKEAKDKTSRLAFEGSCCGK; from the coding sequence ATGGAAAGACTGCGCCAGATTGCCTCCCAAGCCACCGCTGCCTCGGCTGCCCCACCCAGACCAGCCCACCCGCTGGACCCTCTGTCCACCGCCGAGATCAAGGCTGTCACCAGCACCGTCAAGAGCTACTTTGCCGGTAAGCAGATCAGCTTCAACACCGTCACTCTGAGAGAACCTGCCAGAAAGGCCTACATCCAGTGGAAAGAACAGGGTGGCCCTCTGCCTCCTAGACTTGCCTACTAcgtgattttggaggccgGCAAGCCCGGCGTGAAAGAGGGTCTTGTTGACCTGGCCTCCTTGTCTGTCATTGAGACCAGAGCTTTGGAGACTGTTCAGCCAATTTTGACCGTCGAGGACCTGTGTGCCACCGAGGATGTCATCAGAAATGACCCTGCCGTCATCGAGCAGTGTGTTCTGTCGGGAATCCCTGCTAACGAGATGCACAAGGTGTACTGCGACCCATGGACCATCGGCTACGACGAAAGATGGGGAACTGGCAAGAGACTGCAGCAGGCTCTTGTGTACTACAGAtccgacgaggacgactcGCAGTACTCGCACCCGCTCGATTTCTGTCCGATCGTCGACaccgaggaaaagaaggTGATTTTCATCGACATCCcaaacagaagaagaaaagtGTCCAAGCACAAACATGCCAACTTCTATCCTAAACACATGATCGAGAAGGTCGGTGCTATGAGACCAGAGGCTCCTCCTATCAACGTGACCCAACCAGAGGGAGTTTCGTTCAAGATGACTGGCAATGTCATGGAATGGTCCAACTTCAAGTTCCACATCGGTTTCAACTACAGAGAAGGTATTGTTCTCTCGGACGTGTCGTACAACGACCACGGCAACGTGAGACCGATCTTCCACAGAATCTCCTTGTCCGAGATGATTGTTCCTTACGGCTCGCCAGAGTTCCCTCACCAGAGAAAACACGCTTTGGACATCGGCGAGTATGGTGCCGGCTACATGACGAACCCGCTGTCGCTTGGCTGTGACTGCAAAGGTGTGATCCACTATTTGGACGCCCACTTCTCAGACAGAGCAGGAGACCCTATCACCGTGAAGAATGCTGTGTGTATCcacgaggaggacgacggACTGCTTTTCAAGCACTCTGACTTCAGAGACAACTTTGCCACCTCGATCGTCACGAGAGCCACCAAGTTGGTCATCTCGCAGATCTTTACTGCCGCCAACTACGAGTACTGTCTGTACTGGGTGTTTATGCAGGACGGAGCCATCAGACTCGACATCAGACTCACCGGTATTCTGAACACGTACATTCtgggcgacgacgaggaggctGGTCCGTGGGGAACGAGAGTGTACCCTAACGTGAACGCTCACAACCACCAGCACCTCTTCTCTTTGAGAATTGACCCTAGAATTGACGGTGATGGTAACTCTGCTGCTGCCTGCGACGCCAAACCGTCGCCTTACCCACTCGGCTCGCCAGAAAACATGTACGGCAACGCATTCTACTCGGAAAAAACCACCTTCAAGACGGTCAAGGACTCGCTCACCAACTACGAGTCTGCCACTGGCAGATCCTGGGACATCTTCAACCCTAACAAGGTTAACCCTTACTCGGGCAAGCCTCCTTCCTACAAGCTGGTGTCCACCCAATGTCCACCTTtgctggccaaggaggGATCGTTGGTGGCCAAGAGGGCACCATGGGCTTCCCACTCGGTCAACGTCGTGCCCTACAAAGACAACAGACTGTACCCATCGGGTGACCACGTTCCACAGTGGTCTGGAGACGGTGTGCGCGGTATGAGAGAGTGGATCGGTGACGGCTCAGAGAAGATCGAGAACACCGACATCCTGTTCTTCCATACTTTCGGTATCACCCATTTCCCAGCCCCAGAGGACTTCCCATTGATGCCCGCCGAGCCTATCACCTTGATGCTCAGACCTCGGCACTTCTTCACCGAGAACCCGGGCCTGGACATCCAGCCTTCCTACGCCATGACCACCTCCGAGGCCAAGAGGGCCGTGCacaaggaggccaaggatAAAACCTCGAGACTTGCCTTTGAAGGCTCTTGTTGCGGTAAATAA
- a CDS encoding Cutinase transcription factor 1 alpha codes for MSVDSEITRSPPSDSDGTRKRKRALKACVICHQRKIKCDLDFKEVGQRCTNCEELNLECELYKRKKRIKKFQIHKNLSDLLERTKIETLNAVRIDPAELMQKLKKTRHHEYIYKSYSDAENRLVTRLFDEYTKEQQFQDVSDASIRNLNLLGCFNLPEKAVCQSYVDSYFQNVHPLIPILNKETFLAENSKYTNPTSLLLLQTVLFAGSKFIKCESEESKLTQSKITNILYGRAKALFDHDFEGNAINLLAAMALLGLGLEDHYFHTKSLYSWLQVSISVANSHGFFQNDLSEYTEKEQCQIRKLTWYLISKDTVVSVILGKPRLIDVSTVPSEKLSLRDFRFDTDITDTIKLYAIEHLRLAEALAAVDQTVVNGSAGLPSSEQDTLLGMWFDTVPNELKLGTHTQKNPNYHSLIICCNYFCTLTTLHHASIVHSIATKPPSDNLADSHRPSWEVIFQCCITVDTILKELKNTAALSIFGTEIIIWIFLLGKVLTYFLRASDQSVAKRGREIADNLLDILENGIDNWNLTQKFHHVLSKLFNDENIQDELLRIYVGPNHTGSEVQFSQPDVPVKLEKSEADASFERAVFQDPVKSCDPQASPAQRLKKISIASLISPPDAVESANVQDSATGLWNYADQQ; via the coding sequence ATGTCTGTCGATTCAGAGATCACGAGGTCACCCCCGAGTGATAGCGATGGCACGAGGAAACGAAAGAGGGCTTTGAAGGCTTGTGTCATTTGCCATCAACGCAAAATCAAGTGTGACCTCGACTTCAAGGAAGTAGGGCAGCGATGCACCAATTGTGAGGAGCTAAATCTGGAGTGCGAGCTGTacaagcgcaagaagagaaTCAAGAAGTTCCAGATTCACAAGAACCTGTCCGATCTCCTGGAGAGAACCAAGATCGAAACTCTGAATGCGGTTCGCATAGACCCTGCCGAGTTGATGCAGAAACTGAAGAAAACACGCCATCATGAATACATTTACAAGAGTTACTCAGATGCGGAAAACAGGCTTGTGACCAGGCTGTTCGACGAGTACACCAAAGAACAGCAGTTCCAGGACGTTAGCGATGCGAGCATCCGCAATTTGAACTTGCTAGGCTGTTTCAATTTGCCTGAGAAGGCGGTTTGTCAATCCTACGTCGACTCCTATTTCCAAAATGTGCACCCCCTGATTCCAATCTTGAACAAAGAGACTTTTCTGGCCGAGAACAGTAAATATACCAACCCCACTTCTTTGTTGTTACTGCAGACAGTTCTTTTCGCCGGCTCCAAGTTTATAAAGTGCGAGTCTGAGGAAAGCAAGCTCACGCAGTCCAAGATTACCAATATTCTGTACGGCCGAGCCaaagctctttttgaccaTGACTTTGAGGGCAACGCGATCAATTTGCTTGCAGCGATGGCCCTGTTGGGATTGGGACTCGAGGACCACTATTTTCACACGAAGTCGCTCTACTCGTGGCTCCAAGTGTCTATTTCTGTGGCTAATTCGCACGGCTTTTTTCAAAACGATCTTTCCGAGTACAccgaaaaagaacaatGTCAAATCCGGAAACTGACCTGGTATCTCATATCCAAAGACACTGTGGTATCGGTTATTCTCGGCAAACCGCGCTTGATAGACGTTTCCACCGTGCCGTCAGAAAAGCTCTCGCTTAGGGACTTCAGGTTCGATACCGACATCACGGACACTATAAAATTATATGCCATCGAACATTTGCGTCTAGCTGAAGCTTTGGCCGCCGTCGACCAGACAGTGGTAAATGGCAGCGCAGGTTTACCTTCCAGCGAACAGGACACTCTGTTGGGTATGTGGTTCGACACCGTTCCtaacgagctcaaactcggCACCCATACGCAAAAAAATCCTAATTACCACAGTCTAATTATCTGCTGCAATTACTTCTGCACTCTTACCACGTTACATCACGCAAGCATTGTCCACTCAATTGCGACCAAGCCCCCGTCAGACAACCTGGCAGACAGCCATAGACCTTCGTGGGAAGTGATCTTTCAATGCTGCATAACAGTCGACACGATattgaaagagctgaaaaacactGCGGCCCTGTCCATTTTTGGCACGGAGATCATCATCTGGATTTTCCTGCTGGGCAAAGTGCTAACGTATTTCCTTAGAGCGTCGGACCAGAGCGTCGCGAAAAGGGGACGCGAAATCGCAGACAACCTACTAGACATTCTCGAAAACGGTATTGACAACTGGAATCTCACACAGAAGTTCCACCACGTACTTAGCAAACTATTCAACGACGAAAACATTcaggacgagctgctgcgcaTCTATGTTGGGCCGAACCACACGGGCTCGGAGGTGCAATTTTCGCAGCCAGACGTGCCTGTCAAACTGGAGAAATCTGAGGCCGATGCTAGCTTCGAACGGGCTGTTTTCCAAGACCCCGTAAAGAGTTGCGATCCGCAGGCGAGTCCGGCGCAACGGCTCAAGAAAATCTCCATTGCATCTCTCATCTCACCCCCAGACGCTGTAGAGTCTGCCAACGTTCAGGATAGTGCCACTGGTTTATGGAACTACGCTGATCAACAATag
- a CDS encoding SWI/SNF complex subunit SMARCC1 has translation MEEKQRLSPSPGRDEQGVGLDHNETNAQQNVDGVVQVADEINYEDSEVGVNEENEREAEDDEEANNVDTNIISESVEQEHIHDEARKTTGSSSEVKKEPGAEGIPLPQEGSADMEENKAAMGPQEQVSSDYMFTSRPQMESTISLSSLQKQTHTIVLPSYSAWFDMKKIHKIEKESLPEFFNGSNKNKTPQIYARYRNFMVNTYRLNPNEYLSFTAVRRNLVGDAGTLLRLHKFLDKWGIINYQVNPETRPVPLEPPYTGDFTVDFDTPRGLFPFESYKPPVELPDMSKVKELLNSSNDGSAISNGEPNKRRKIIKPDINKGWSQADLEKLVEGVRQFPNEWHKIAEHVGNKSPEQCIIRFLQFPIEDEFLEKNREHLGPLKYVPNLSFSPNDNPIMSTLAFLTSIVDTEAAVAAADRAKKVMDDKLTQLLDGSGQSEETKQIKDEPKEDSNGEQDRMEVEDPLTDVKDAANTSFGLAAARSHVFANYEEREMNKAMTAIVNNELKLVELKLNKLSKLDRLFEYQKKQLSKKNDELFLDRLSFFKTANTVSSKLMQAIELLQDKSDGGEKVKKLVLDARELIMKPPKKSLNVLGFESKDEERSLGEEEVKPVSYEAPQLYRYWSG, from the coding sequence ATGGAAGAAAAGCAAAGATTGTCGCCAAGTCCCGGGCGAGATGAACAAGGCGTTGGACTGGACCACAACGAGACTAATGCACAACAAAACGTCGATGGGGTTGTACAAGTTGCAGACGAGATCAACTATGAAGACTCGGAAGTTGGGGTCAACGAAGAAAACGAGCGGGAGGCcgaggacgatgaggaagCAAACAACGTAGACACGAACATAATATCCGAGTCTGTGGAACAGGAACATATTCATGATGAAGCCAGAAAAACAACAGGTAGTTCCAGCGAGGTTAAAAAAGAGCCCGGTGCCGAGGGTATTCCGTTGCCTCAGGAAGGAAGCGCAGATATGGAAGAAAACAAGGCCGCAATGGGCCCCCAGGAGCAAGTTTCCAGTGACTACATGTTCACCTCGAGACCGCAAATGGAAAGCAcaatcagcttgtcgtcgCTACAGAAGCAAACTCACACGATTGTTTTACCGTCTTACAGTGCATGGTTCGACATGAAGAAGATCCATAAAATCGAGAAGGAGTCGCTTCCAGAGTTCTTCAACGGAagcaacaaaaacaaaacTCCTCAGATATATGCTCGGTACCGGAACTTTATGGTAAACACGTACAGACTAAATCCCAACGAGTACTTGTCCTTCACTGCCGTCAGAAGAAACCTTGTTGGAGATGCTGGCACATTGCTCCGACTACACAAATTCTTAGACAAATGGGGAATAATCAACTACCAAGTGAACCCAGAAACGCGCCCTGTGCCGTTAGAGCCCCCGTACACGGGAGACTTCACAGTTGACTTCGACACTCCACGAGGATTATTTCCTTTTGAGAGCTACAAACCTCCTGTGGAGCTTCCTGACATGTCGAAAGTGAAGGAACTACTGAACTCGAGCAACGACGGCAGCGCAATATCAAATGGAGAACCGAACAAACGGCGGAAAATTATAAAACCAGACATCAACAAAGGCTGGTCTCAGGCGgatttggagaagctggttGAAGGAGTCAGGCAGTTTCCTAACGAATGGCACAAGATTGCAGAGCATGTTGGCAACAAGAGTCCAGAGCAATGTATTATACGCTTTTTGCAGTTCCCGATCGAGGAcgaatttttggagaaaaacaGAGAACATCTTGGCCCATTGAAGTATGTGCCCAATTTATCATTTTCGCCCAACGATAACCCTATAATGTCGACTTTGGCCTTTTTGACGTCTATCGTGGACACAGAGgcggctgttgctgctgcagatcgGGCAAAGAAGGTGATGGATGATAAATTGACTCAACTGCTCGACGGGTCAGGCCAGAGCGAAGAGACGAAGCAGATAAAGGATGAGCCTAAGGAGGACTCAAACGGGGAGCAGGACAGAATGGAAGTGGAAGACCCTCTCACGGACGTGAAAGATGCGGCAAACACGTCGTTTGGGCTTGCGGCAGCGCGGTCGCATGTTTTCGCCAACTACGAGGAGAGAGAGATGAACAAAGCTATGACCGCTATTGTGAACAACGAgttgaagctggtggagctgaagctgaacaagctgagcaAGCTGGACAGGCTATTTGAGTAtcagaagaaacagctctcaaagaagaacgacgagctgttccTGGACCGTCTTTCGTTCTTCAAGACTGCCAACACTGTGTCGTCGAAATTGATGCAGGCCATCGAGCTGTTGCAAGACAAGAGCGACGGCGGAGAGAAAGTGAAGAAGCTAGTGTTGGACGCCAGAGAGCTGATCATGAAgcctccaaagaagagccTCAATGTGCTTGGGTTCGAGTCGAAGGACGAAGAGCGCAGCCTCGGAGAAGAGGAGGTGAAGCCGGTGAGCTACGAGGCTCCTCAATTGTATAGATATTGGTCAGGATAA